The following are from one region of the Eubacterium sp. MSJ-33 genome:
- a CDS encoding AAA family ATPase: MEWKDRIYENYPVVKKGSMAIPSAMGSVYAMHMLYMANSRQFIVKGMKNGWRKLPYLQEVTSGLQCTAEPFSRMMVLVSDNARMAEKVAALMTYMCGIQAEQEEMQEFGLDYDDFGMEDVGNSALDGMDGGTKNLSYACTYVNFLKEQDDERNINLLGRLQTMTSSAILFTGITECDRFESSLDVITACTCERKFIHIRKEQCTEAWFLKLQQRFQPKVIVIPEVSEEYYSELVTEMLQVSGCKLANDLSPEKIVKRVKQRTVLDEETLGWILHQAAERAKKIIYTSVNALGGELQLGKEHFTELGPWGEDAFARLQKMTGLLEVKQVAEEYRALAGELVRNKNLKDMHLNLIFSGRAGTGKTTIAQLFAEILAESGIGNATCVVCTREDLIGKYVGHTAPRVAKKFEEARGGVLFVDEAGFFLNRESGGFIDEAIKEFVRFMELFPDVIVIFAMYENEMAEFLELDAGLSSRIAQVVHFADYTTDELWKIAQQMLAVQGYQIAKTCQKYFQDYIEERKKSTDFGNAREVRKLMEACVRMVGLRHLRAKRAEELEDMTVRCADIQAAVKRLSVEKINKKSQVFGFTMPKVKNCI; this comes from the coding sequence ATGGAGTGGAAAGATAGAATCTATGAGAATTATCCGGTTGTGAAAAAGGGAAGTATGGCAATCCCTTCTGCAATGGGTAGCGTATATGCGATGCATATGTTATATATGGCAAATTCCAGGCAGTTTATTGTAAAGGGGATGAAGAATGGATGGAGAAAGCTTCCGTATCTGCAGGAGGTAACATCAGGTTTGCAGTGTACAGCGGAACCATTTTCGCGCATGATGGTTCTGGTGTCGGACAATGCAAGAATGGCAGAGAAAGTGGCAGCTCTTATGACATATATGTGTGGAATCCAAGCAGAACAGGAAGAAATGCAGGAGTTTGGATTGGATTACGATGATTTTGGAATGGAGGATGTTGGGAACTCTGCGCTTGATGGGATGGATGGTGGCACAAAGAATTTGTCGTATGCGTGTACTTATGTGAATTTTTTGAAAGAGCAGGACGACGAACGAAATATCAATCTTCTGGGGCGCTTGCAGACCATGACGTCTTCGGCAATTTTGTTTACGGGAATTACGGAGTGCGATAGATTCGAAAGCTCATTGGATGTCATTACGGCTTGCACGTGTGAACGAAAGTTTATTCATATACGGAAGGAGCAGTGTACGGAAGCGTGGTTTTTGAAATTACAACAGCGGTTTCAGCCAAAGGTTATCGTGATTCCGGAAGTGTCGGAGGAATATTACAGCGAGCTTGTAACAGAGATGCTTCAAGTATCGGGATGCAAGTTAGCAAATGATCTCTCACCGGAAAAAATAGTGAAGCGTGTAAAACAACGGACGGTTCTGGATGAAGAAACTTTGGGGTGGATACTTCATCAGGCAGCAGAGAGAGCAAAAAAAATAATATATACAAGTGTAAATGCATTGGGAGGAGAACTACAACTTGGAAAAGAACATTTTACAGAGCTTGGACCGTGGGGCGAAGATGCATTTGCAAGATTGCAGAAGATGACGGGCTTGTTGGAGGTGAAACAGGTGGCGGAGGAATATCGTGCACTTGCTGGGGAACTTGTGCGTAATAAGAATCTGAAAGACATGCATCTGAATTTGATTTTTAGTGGAAGGGCAGGAACCGGAAAGACAACAATAGCGCAGTTATTTGCTGAAATTCTTGCGGAAAGTGGAATTGGGAATGCAACATGCGTAGTGTGTACGAGAGAGGATCTGATTGGGAAATATGTTGGACATACTGCACCGAGAGTTGCAAAAAAATTTGAGGAAGCACGTGGAGGAGTCCTATTTGTAGATGAAGCTGGCTTTTTCCTGAATCGGGAATCTGGCGGATTTATTGATGAAGCCATCAAAGAATTTGTACGATTTATGGAACTTTTTCCGGATGTAATTGTAATTTTTGCAATGTATGAAAACGAAATGGCGGAATTTTTGGAGTTGGATGCGGGCCTTTCATCCCGGATTGCGCAAGTGGTACATTTTGCTGATTACACAACGGATGAGTTGTGGAAGATTGCACAACAGATGTTAGCTGTACAAGGCTATCAGATAGCGAAAACCTGTCAGAAATATTTCCAGGATTATATAGAAGAACGAAAAAAGTCTACGGATTTTGGAAATGCACGGGAGGTGAGAAAACTGATGGAAGCATGTGTGCGTATGGTGGGACTTCGGCATCTACGTGCAAAACGGGCAGAAGAGTTGGAAGATATGACAGTCCGATGTGCGGATATACAGGCGGCAGTAAAAAGACTGAGCGTAGAAAAGATAAATAAGAAATCACAGGTATTTGGTTTTACGATG